The Glycine max cultivar Williams 82 chromosome 3, Glycine_max_v4.0, whole genome shotgun sequence sequence ACCAAGTGTCAAATATCAGCTACTAAACTCCATTCAGTCGAAGAAGTAGTAAACCTTTGCGAATGCTATGGCAAGCCATCCCAAGATGCAGAATACTTCAGAGAACCCCATAGCCTGCTTTCCAAAATGCACCATAATCGAAGATTGAAATAATAAGAAAggaaattttcatttcaaaatacACAAAATTGGATAAACTTACTGTTCGTCGACCTGCATAATCCGCTATTCTACCACTTATAATGGCACCTATCATTGCTCCAATTGTCAGTATTGATCCAAAAAGTGAATACTGCATAAAACAAGGCCAATAGAAAAGCCTCAAATGCTTCTCTCATTAGTTCAATGTTTAATACATGACAAAGGTTGtgtttcaaagttcaaacctcgGCCACACCAACATTGAGATCATCCATGATTCCAGTCTGAGCAGGAGATGAATATCCCACCTGCAAAAATCACACAGTTCTAGTGGTGATTCTGAATTCTGATAAACAAATATGCTAGCAACACACTATCTAACACAATCTTTATTATTAGtcgaaatttattagaaatcacaaAAAAGTTTAGATctcacttcttatttaatgagtctcacttatgattttgtagtttctaataaattttaactaataatagagTGAGTTAGAAGAAGTGTATTATAGAGTGTTTTGTTGGAACATCTAAACCAAAACATGTGAGAACTTACAGCCGACCCAAAAACGTAAGAACCAGAGACAGCAACAAGAGTGGTAAGTATAAGAATAGGTGGTACCGACCAAGTTTCTTTCTGCCTCTTTTCCTCATAGTCATTGCCATGGTTGCCACCATACCCTTGTGCTCCTATGGGAAGCAGAGGACTTGAAAATTCACTTGGTTCTGTGCTTTTAGTTTCGTCCATGATTACCCCGCAAGTAGAACAAGGAGCCACACAGTTTTTTAAGATTGTGTATGAGAGTTAATGGATCTATAAAGAGTATTGCGATGTGTTGTACAAATATGACAAGTGAGGACGATAGTGTTGGAGACAAGTCATGTGTCTTGCTGACTTTAGATACTGAGTTTGTTGTTTTGAACTTGGATTCAATGAAGATACCGTGAGATGGTTTTTGTTACTGGGTGGGCATGCGTAATCTGAAACGATtggcataaatttttttaggatgTGTCATCATAAGCTTGCACAAAAGGCCAAGAGCTCCAACCTGTGGCAGTGGCATCATGAAGGGTGGACAACGACAACTTGGCACTTGGCAGTATTATACGTTTTCTTGCATGTGATGAATGATGAAGTAACTTAGGATATTTTTGTCTATACCACTGGAATTCTCCAATGGAGATAAACCCGATTAATTCATGTATAATGGACGGcaaaactcttcttttaagtATTTAAGAACTCCAATCAAAACCTTTAGTTAAGTTAACAATCTCAAATCTCACCTCAGTTGATCTAGATACTTGATAGTTGTGTGGtgctatttaattattttcaacccaatgtaccattgcattatttctTTTCCACGGTATTAAAATGTTACTTTAATTCTATTTCTactattgtataatttttttgttgaacccgAAAGAGAGAGTCAAGGACTAATCTTTCCTAACATATTTTCATACACTTAAATATGGAAATGAAACTCTTAACCACATACTTAAAAcaagattatttattaattacaccaagttattatactattataaataattaatacaatacatttcataatatatcaaaaaaaatctaaaaagcaCTTTATGATTGAGAAATCATATTCAATAAGATTGTACAATTTTTATTGCAATCATCGAAATAGGAAGAAAGTATAAGAGAAATGTAAAGATAAGAtgagagataaataaaataatgttgtaaaaatgtaaaaaaataatatatatatatatatatatatatatatatatatatatatatatatatatatataccattctTATGCATACAATTAGGGGTGAGAATAGGCTAGACCGGCCTATAGGGACCTACGACCTGGTCTACATAAAGTCTGGCATGGCCTggcttatttaattaaaaggctaggctcagacttttttaaaagcctattaaattaaataggtaAGAtgagagataaataaaataatgttgtaaaaatgtaaaaaaataatatatatatatatatatatatatatatatatatatatatatatatatatatatatatattattttttgggtataattaatattattttttaaaaaaaactagcagATTCCATtcctataattaagtaaaattttagtTACAAGGTGTGAGTCtctttatatttctcattatttttattagttttcttatttctgttaataattcatttttctattcctattaggtttcctttttcttttattacgtTACTATATTCTAgagcaaataaaaatcatatcctacgttcctatacaaaaatcatatcttatcatatcctattacgtacctatacaaaaatcatatcttatcttatcctatTACGTTcatatacaaaaatcatatcctatcatatcTTATCTTATGGTGAATATGGAGAAGCTAATGATGAAATGAcgttactattaattttattgctAGATATTTTATGCACTGATCAAATAGAATGAAGATGTaggctttatttttttgttgtaataattaatatgttggtTTCATAGACTTGGATGATACTACCTCAAGTATgaggttttcttttgttttagattattttatatcatttggtgatttctgtttatattattaatatatttttaggattACCAACTAAATTAAcgttagattaaaaattaaggcaaattatatattaaggccttgtttagcctattatagaaggtgtgttatttttttttggtaaaaataactaggaatattaaagatttaatgtgaagaagATTTTTAAATAGGTTACCAGGCCAAgctagacttttaaaaaggtcaagccgagccaaaataaaagcctttgataggttataggctaggctcaggcctCAAAAATTAATCGTAGGCTAGACTCAGGCCTATTCCCACCACTACATACAATACAATAACTACTGTTGCTTGTTGATTGTTATTTCCTTTCAGATTTGCGTATTCGAAGCACGCCCTTGTTCTGAATAACTGGGTTAGGCTTTAAAAGATCTGAGCTTAGCCTACAATGAATTTTTGAGACTTGAGTCTGTCTTATAACCTATCAAAGGTTTTTATTATAGTTTGGTGTcacctttttaaaagtctgcATGATCGTCTTTTTAAAAGCCTTCGACAtatgactcacacctaaattataattaaagtctTACAGGAATGGAAGTTATGGAGCAGaaatgtgtaatcaaagtcttagtttaaaaaaaataattaattgtaaccaaaaaataatataagtatatattggtaccaaaaaataatataattatatatacatatataggccggtctatcaggcttataagacttattaataagcctaagcctgatctatttaattcaatagacttttaaaaaagtctgagtctaacattttaattaaataggttaGTCCAGGTCAGACTTTATGTAGATCAGGTCGTAGGCTCCTGTAGGCCGACTTGACCTATTCTCACCCCTATCAACAACGGAACAAGACCTTAAAGATCTGAGGGATAATTATTGAGagaagttttattgttttaagtAGAAGGAACTAGGGGTAACTATGAGTAGGTCTTGGTGGAGTATTCTCCGTAcctaaatttgaagaaaaaaaaaatacttgtatctGGTTGTCAACTTCAATACTCATTCATGTATTTACTTAAACtttaaatcaataaaatgtagtattaattaaaaaattacaacaactaaataactaaaaaattatccaaacatCACCTTATAACATTAGTAATATAATCATTCTTAAAGTTGTTgagtatatatatgtgtgttttaattaattaaggaatttgttaatttatattcacttattttttataataagtaaattattaaatcataattataaattttcttaaaatatacttaatgtgatttatttcttctaaaaaataagGTGTATGTTAGCAAGTATATATAGAGTTTGTTAACTTACATCTATTTAATTCGTACAAAGAGTAAGTTAACgagttataataataaattttcttaaaatatattatggtATAACTTATTATTTAAAGATGAGTGAGTGTAACTTTAATAAACTCTTTTAATtagacaattatatatatatgcctcTATGAGACAAGGTGAGTACTTATTCAAGGGGATTTGGCACCATCAAATGTGGTGGACACATGAGGTGGTTGAGTGATCCAATGCAAGCAacaaaacctaaaaatataagtaaaaacacTCCAATGCTTAAGGTAAAAAGCATAGGAAACGAATAATGAGGCTTAGAAATGTACATGTAGGCATGAAATGCATTACATAACAATAAATGACTAGTAAGGCATTAAGTAGTTACTGACGGGCCCTGCCATGTGGTCAGACCgagttataataataaattttcttaaaatatattatggtATAACTTATTATTTAAAGATGAGTGAGTGTAACTTTAATAAACTCTTTTAATtagacaattatatatatatgcctcTATGAGACAAGGTGAGTACTTATTCAAGGGGATTTGGCACCATCAAATGTGGTGGACACATGAGGTGGTTGAGTGATCCAATGCAAGCAacaaaacctaaaaatataagtaaaaacacTCCAATGCTTAAGGTAAAAAGCATAGGAAACGAATAATGAGGCTTAGAAATGTACATGTAGGCATGAAATGCATTACATAACAATAAATGGCTAGTAAGGCATTAAGTAGTTACTGACGGGCCCTGCCATGTGGTCAGACCGAAAATGGTCAAGAATAGTTGCCCCAAAAGTTGGTGACTGGTGTTAATATGAACACCGGCTAGTTACTAAATCAGTTTGGAGATGTTCAAAATGTTGTCGCAGTTGATATCCATTACCAAGTTTGAGTTGTCCACCTGTGATACGTTagttaaaaagtaaaacaatacAGGCCAATGTCACTGACAAGGCTCGTGAATGTATAATCCCAAAACAATGTTTCTTGTTGAACCTCAGATGACAGAGTGCCTCTAGAGTGAGAGAACGTTAGACGCTCAACGAGCCAGGTCGAGCAAAAGACACTCAAGCATACTCTAATTTCTTTTGTTAgcattttttagtaaaataataataatcaagatCGTTAATATTGAACTGATGCCctttaaaatccaattttttttttgcatcaaTAAACTTTTGATCATCTAtagattaatacacttttttatttaatcctctcttttaaaaaaatattattgaatttcaaataaaaaagtcaaaagtgattttatattctaaaatatgttcaaaagaaaataaattgactTAATATATGTATgccaaataattaaaacaaaaataattatatttttgtaagaatcaaAAGAGATAATCTTCAACTGAATGGGTGATTTATCAATGActattttaatatgatataattCCAAATACATGTGACATCATCAATATTTAACATTGTTTTACCATATAAATGGTTTATCGTaaatttaaagtatatttttttgtttaaaaatactttttactataaaatccagtttataaaaataaacatttatatagtatattttagaaactaaaatactaatgatttagatttgttataaatttatttataatatagtttttatagtaaaattttaattattattaaatttctaTCTTATCAATTAAACTATTACAAATACTAAAAGTctaaaatactaatatttatatttttggttaTATTAGAGACCAAGTCCGTGCCTACTCACCAGTGAGCCCAAGCCCAACTCTAATAGTATAACTTGAAAATTagacgaagaaaaaaaaagggtaaaatcTGGGGTCGTTGTGCATATATATTTCAGTAAATAAAAAAGGTTTAGGGTTAACTATGTAAATTTCAGTTCACCACTCTGCAAAACCCTAATCCCACCTGGTAGATATAAAAACGAAACGGTGCCGCCATTCCTCACTCTGCAGCAGCAACTTTAAACGCCGAAGAAAGTTCATCCAATCTCCGAAGCCCTTCACCGCATTGCAACCATGGTACGTAGATCTTCGTAAAATCAATCAAATAgacttttcccttttcactcgAACCCTAGAATTTTCTGACTCGGTGGTGTGTGTTTGAGAACGCAAGAGGGCAATTCTGAtagggtttttgttttgttgttgttgtgcaGTCGAGAAGAAAGGTTAGAGAGCCAAAAGAAGAAAACGTGACTCTGGGCCCAGCTGTTAGAGATGGCGAACATGTCTTTGGCGTCGCTCGCATCTTTGCCTCCTTCAATGATACCTTCATTGTAAGTATTtgcatttcttttatttctcacTTTCAATTATCAATTGCTGAAGTTTCGTGGTTGATTTTTATGATTGCAGCATGTCACTGATCTGTCCGGGAGGGAAACACTTGTACGCATCACAGGTATGATTGCTTCTCTTCTTATTACAGAAAATGCTGATTATTCTTTAGCTGCTActatgttttcttcttcttcctcttccagtTTTTAGTAAATTCTCACATGTTAtataatattgatattgatattgaaatagCCAATATCTAATTTCAGTGTATTTTATTGTATTGGCTTCTTGTTAATTTATATCCTCCTTGTGAGATCCTTATGTTGGCACATAGGTACCCATGTGATTGGGCCTACtctttttaaaatgtttgttttGCTTTGTCTATATACAGAACATTGGGTCCATTTTGTGTATTACCAAGCTAACATTTTTCaccattaaataaattttggtttAGTCTTTTCCACTTTGGTTATATAGGAAAACTGCTGTGATTTACCTATGCCATTGTTTTCTAACTTCAGGTGGAATGAAGGTTAAGGCTGACAGGGATGAATCGTCTCCCTATGCTGCTATGCTTGCTGCACAGGACGTTGCTGCCAGATGCAAGGTCAGTGGTCTTCTCATTAACATAGCTATTTTTCTGTTAACCATATTAAGTTTTGATATTTTCATATGCTCTGCTTTCTTCTTTATGAATTTGATAAGATACTGATTTGATCATCCTATTTGTTAACCAGTATCACTGGTCAATTGTTCTGATTAGCTGTTTCAGTGATTTTGTTCAGGTCATGCTATGTGAAATCATTGTAGTATATGTTGTTATTTTCTGTGAAGTTGTCAAGCTTAATGCACTGTTTCAAATTATTGTGGAGCAGGAACTGGGCATAACTGCTCTTCATATCAAGCTCCGTGCGACGGGTGGAAACAAGACAAAAACACCTGGTCCTGGTGCTCAATCAGCTCTTCGTGCCCTTGCTCGCTCTGGAATGAAAATTGGCCGCATAGGTATCTGCCTTTTTAAGAAAAccataattcaatttttttgccTCTTACTCAAATGCCTTGTTATTCtccttttattttgtgtttataTACATCCATTTTTTTGCCTCTTACACATTATAGTGTGTTGTTTATCTTGTTTACTCTGAATGGCTGTTTTATTTCTATATTCGTTGTATTTCCccgttttgttttcttattgatttcatttgtatgtttattgctaaatgttaattattgttTCTTGATTTTTCAGAGGATGTGACCCCCATTCCTTCCGATAGCACACGTAGAAAGAGTGGTAGAAGGGGTAGAAGGCTTTAAGGTTCTCGTGGTATTTTAATTTCCATGTCAAACAGAATTGtggcattttgaaattttgcttAAGTTAATATAAGAACTTCTATTGTATTTCTTGAGGTTTTGAACAGAATTTAGTTGGTACATTTAGGCATTATTGTCAGAGATTGTTGAAAGTTTTGCATGTTGCTTCGTGGCTTGGAAAGGATTGGAGTACTTGATAGAATGTTTTTCTTTGGAGATAAGTCAACAAGACACATGTTGGAGATAAGTCACGTGTCTTGTTGACTTGAGATAaggtgttttattattttaaaattcgaTTACCGTGAGATATTTTTGTTACTGGCCATGCGTAACTGTAGCGATTGGCAAAAATTTTGTTTAGAATGTGTCATCATAAAGAGTTCCAATCTGTTGCATTATGAAGTGTTCAACGACATCGACGTCTAAGTTGGTAAGTATCAAACGTTTTCTTGCATGTGATGAATGATGAAGTACTAACTTAAGATATTTGGGTGCGGCTATTTTTTTTCAACCCAACACAtaccattgcattatttttTCACAATGGTATTTATTTCCACACTA is a genomic window containing:
- the LOC100499665 gene encoding 40S ribosomal protein S14-like; this translates as MSRRKVREPKEENVTLGPAVRDGEHVFGVARIFASFNDTFIHVTDLSGRETLVRITGGMKVKADRDESSPYAAMLAAQDVAARCKELGITALHIKLRATGGNKTKTPGPGAQSALRALARSGMKIGRIEDVTPIPSDSTRRKSGRRGRRL
- the LOC100499665 gene encoding 40S ribosomal protein S14-like isoform X1, giving the protein MSRRKVREPKEENVTLGPAVRDGEHVFGVARIFASFNDTFIHVTDLSGRETLVRITGGMKVKADRDESSPYAAMLAAQDVAARCKYHWSIVLISCFSDFVQVMLCEIIVVYVVIFCEVVKLNALFQIIVEQELGITALHIKLRATGGNKTKTPGPGAQSALRALARSGMKIGRIEDVTPIPSDSTRRKSGRRGRRL